The following are encoded together in the Bombus vancouverensis nearcticus unplaced genomic scaffold, iyBomVanc1_principal scaffold0018, whole genome shotgun sequence genome:
- the LOC143304075 gene encoding uncharacterized protein LOC143304075 produces MAAASLSFQCLLGKHAQLRCSPITRTSSFELFCASVIDVRTMFAESFPSEVPFQTSLPKRKRDSEEPMGDSGGPIKRMRPCDKPRVSEWLEELFNIGAEAVSKLGFDDLVTFDENFFDAETVVLEREPPLVEIVDTDRCVKVRFANEIPEEVLEAHLRHHASGRKGISPVVRYWCMREFSELYPGAPCFDFDLV; encoded by the exons atggctgcagcatcattatcatttcaatgtttactgggtaaacacgcgcagctccgctgctctcccataacaaggacctcctccttcgagttgttttgc gcttcggtgatcgacgttcgaacaatgtttgcggagtcgtttccatcagaggttcctttccagacttccctg cccaagcgaaagagggattccgaagaacccatgggcgactcgggaggaccaatcaaacgcatgcggccctgtgataaaccacgagtatcagagtggttggaggaactattcaacattggtgccgaggccgtgtcgaaattgggctttgacgatttggttactttcgacgagaatttcttcgatgcagagaccgtcgtattggagagggaaccccctctggttgaaatcgttgataccgatcgttgcgtgaaagttcgttttgcgaatgaaattcccgaagaggttttggaggcacatcttcgtcaccacgcttctgggagaaagggaatttcccctgttgtgcgctattggtgtatgcgtgagttcagcgaactttatcccggagctccttgcttcgattttgatttagtgtag